A region from the Leptolyngbya iicbica LK genome encodes:
- a CDS encoding PAS domain-containing protein: protein MSGHKLRILVIGELAEGVERYRQLLHQGLHSSYPVIEALHGIDCLPDNGEFELDGIILDVPPLPLGDLGTVTQVRSQLGDACPPILVIGDADTRLALQAGRAGAADYLVRDQVTAETLSESLRTAIENATLKQELKQQEIQFQTSVENLLDCFGIFTAIRDDAGQITDFRIEYLNQAACVINQMPRDAQVGCGLCEVLPAHRESGLFDEYCRLVETGEPLLKESLVYEDEFNGRRLSRAFDLRANKLNDGFVASWRDITQRKQLEFELNETVASLRQQQSYLQQLLNTAPIGIGIGTANGAVRLVNDAMLALHGVTREDFERDGMNWRDFCPPEYVDRIEPAMAYLRQHGFLPPEEKALLRPDGTQVPVWISATRSHDNPDEHVAFAIDLSPQKQAEAAVKASQQRYQELAEAMPQMVWRADPTGAVNYWNSRWYDYTGLTEAASFDLAAGEALHPADRDRTLTQWQQAITGGEGFEIEHRIRRHDGVYRWFINRGIPTHDATGNITGWIGTITDIEQQKRLEERLQLVLRAVDSLIYDWNAETNEMYRSEHLVELLGWHPDEVPATAEWWFEQMHPDDQARLLTPAQALSIKGSQRSKPELKESAYRLRHKAGHWVHVWDRSCLVHDDQGQLIRVVGSTMDVSPLKQTEVALHQNQERLNLAMQAAGIGMWDLNLLTQEVYWSDNLQQMFGMEPGSFNGQLDTVMAMVHPNDQPFVQTRIRQAIEEGAEYNIEFRFIKPDGTVRWALGLGRVFYDDSGRPVAMTGVDMDISDRKQAEQELREAHIQLESALAAGSIYTWSWRIPENQVFTSRSFAHLFGVEPDEATLGLPLETFLAAIHPDDQSHVSAAIKQAIQTGEPYAEEFRVSSGGVHERWVIARGQVEYDEHDNPVAFHGALADISDRKQAERELQESEERFRTLADNISQFAWMADPTGWIFWYNQRWFDYTGTTLEEMQGWGWRQVHHPDHVNRVVKHLRHCFNTGTVWEDTFPLRGQDGQYRWFLSRAVPVHNAQGEVVRWFGTNTDITDLQETELALQQATNRLDVALKSAPITLFTQDHELRYTWVYNPSWPYVADEFVGQRDEDLLSQDSGHHLAQLKQQVLDTGVGLREEVQVTVGAETRYYDLTIDPIRNSTHQVVGLTGAAVDISDRTRLEAERQQAQAELAANEARLQGFVASNVVGILYGDIDGGVTGANDEFLRIVGYSRDDLQAGRIRWDDITPPEYTSLDAEHVAEARERGACTPYEKEYIRKDGRRVPVLLAYSLVGEEQRETVAFILDVSDRKQAQRQLQASEGLLQLGMQVAGFGLAQINYATNQVTLSPEAAVLYGLPPEQPVISREQFYDTFHPDDRAQLERSIQALMDPAGAGWFAQDHRVLTPAGEVKWLSVRKQVFFDQSSTPPQPSHAVLVAIDITDRKQAEIERAQLLEREQAAREAAENANRIKDEFLAILSHELRSPLNPILGWASLLRTKTMSAEVTARALETIERNAKLQTQLIDDLLDVARILRGKLKLEMTTVDLAFVIEAAIETVQSAAEAKNITIQTDFPAIGQVRGDEGRLQQVVWNLLTNAVKFTPEGGQVEIRLMQVERWAHIQVTDTGMGIDADFLPHIFESFRQEDTSVTRQYGGLGLGLAIVRYLIEAHGGTITATSPGEKQGATFTVKLPLLSPTPTSSRSPAAITSDDIDLTGLRICVVDDNPDTLDLLTVSLENLGAEVATFDRAAAALDNLITISPNILICDIGMPEMDGYTLIRHVRSLDSDLAHIPVIALTAYVRDEERRKALSQGFQRHLAKPFDLDQLAQVIAELRP, encoded by the coding sequence ATGTCAGGTCACAAGTTAAGGATTTTAGTCATTGGCGAGCTGGCGGAAGGTGTCGAACGATATCGGCAGTTACTGCATCAAGGACTCCACTCGTCATACCCGGTAATTGAAGCGCTGCACGGCATTGATTGTTTACCAGATAATGGAGAATTTGAGCTGGATGGCATCATCCTAGATGTGCCACCGCTACCCCTTGGCGATCTAGGCACGGTGACGCAAGTGCGATCGCAATTAGGCGATGCCTGTCCACCGATTTTGGTGATTGGAGACGCAGATACTCGCCTCGCGCTGCAAGCTGGTCGGGCTGGGGCCGCCGACTATTTGGTGCGAGATCAAGTAACCGCTGAGACCCTGAGCGAATCGTTGCGAACGGCGATCGAAAATGCCACTCTCAAGCAAGAACTTAAGCAGCAAGAAATCCAGTTTCAAACCTCTGTTGAAAACCTGCTGGACTGCTTTGGCATCTTTACCGCGATACGCGATGACGCTGGACAGATCACAGATTTTCGCATCGAGTATCTCAATCAGGCTGCCTGTGTCATCAATCAAATGCCGCGAGACGCCCAGGTGGGTTGCGGCTTATGTGAAGTGCTACCCGCTCACCGCGAATCCGGCTTGTTTGATGAGTACTGCCGCCTGGTCGAGACCGGCGAGCCGTTACTCAAGGAGTCTTTGGTTTATGAGGACGAGTTTAACGGTCGGCGGCTGAGTCGGGCCTTTGATCTGCGCGCCAATAAGCTGAATGACGGCTTTGTCGCCTCGTGGCGCGACATCACCCAGCGCAAACAGCTCGAATTTGAGCTCAACGAAACTGTCGCCAGTCTGCGGCAGCAGCAAAGCTATTTGCAACAGCTACTCAATACCGCCCCGATTGGCATTGGCATTGGTACCGCCAACGGGGCTGTCCGTCTGGTTAATGATGCCATGCTGGCCCTCCATGGCGTCACCCGCGAAGACTTTGAGCGCGACGGCATGAACTGGCGCGATTTTTGTCCGCCGGAATATGTGGATCGCATTGAACCGGCGATGGCATACCTGCGCCAGCACGGTTTTCTCCCTCCCGAAGAAAAAGCCCTTCTCCGCCCTGATGGGACGCAAGTGCCGGTGTGGATTAGCGCCACGCGATCGCACGATAATCCGGATGAGCACGTCGCCTTTGCCATTGACCTCTCGCCCCAAAAACAAGCCGAAGCTGCTGTCAAAGCGAGCCAGCAACGCTATCAAGAGCTCGCTGAAGCTATGCCCCAGATGGTATGGCGGGCCGATCCGACTGGCGCGGTGAACTACTGGAATTCGCGTTGGTACGACTACACCGGGTTGACCGAAGCGGCATCGTTTGATTTGGCGGCTGGTGAGGCGCTGCACCCAGCCGATCGCGATCGCACCCTGACCCAGTGGCAACAAGCCATCACCGGGGGCGAAGGGTTTGAAATCGAGCACCGCATTCGCCGTCACGATGGCGTCTATCGCTGGTTTATCAATCGCGGTATTCCCACCCACGATGCGACAGGAAATATCACCGGCTGGATTGGCACCATCACCGATATTGAGCAGCAAAAGCGGCTAGAAGAGCGGCTGCAACTGGTGTTACGGGCCGTCGATAGCCTGATCTACGACTGGAATGCCGAGACCAATGAAATGTATCGGTCTGAGCACCTGGTCGAGCTCTTGGGCTGGCACCCCGACGAGGTGCCAGCCACGGCGGAATGGTGGTTTGAACAAATGCATCCCGATGACCAGGCGCGGCTGCTGACGCCGGCCCAAGCCCTCTCGATCAAAGGGAGCCAGCGATCGAAGCCGGAGTTAAAAGAGTCAGCCTATCGCCTGCGTCACAAAGCTGGACATTGGGTCCACGTGTGGGATCGTAGTTGCTTAGTGCACGATGACCAAGGCCAGCTCATTCGGGTGGTGGGCTCGACCATGGATGTCAGCCCCCTGAAGCAAACCGAGGTGGCCCTGCACCAAAATCAAGAACGGCTCAATCTGGCCATGCAGGCGGCTGGCATCGGGATGTGGGATCTCAATCTGCTTACCCAAGAGGTCTACTGGTCCGATAATTTGCAGCAGATGTTTGGCATGGAACCCGGCAGCTTTAATGGTCAGCTCGACACCGTGATGGCCATGGTTCACCCCAACGATCAGCCCTTCGTCCAGACCCGCATTCGTCAGGCGATTGAGGAAGGCGCAGAGTACAACATTGAGTTTCGCTTTATCAAGCCTGATGGCACAGTGCGCTGGGCGTTGGGGCTAGGGCGGGTGTTTTATGACGACAGCGGTCGGCCCGTAGCCATGACTGGCGTCGATATGGATATCAGCGATCGCAAACAAGCCGAGCAAGAGCTGCGGGAAGCTCACATCCAACTCGAATCAGCCCTGGCAGCGGGCTCGATCTATACCTGGAGTTGGCGGATCCCAGAAAATCAAGTCTTCACCAGCCGGAGCTTTGCTCACCTGTTTGGGGTGGAACCCGACGAGGCCACCTTAGGACTCCCGCTAGAGACGTTTTTGGCTGCTATCCATCCCGACGATCAATCCCATGTGTCAGCCGCGATCAAGCAGGCCATTCAGACTGGTGAACCCTACGCCGAAGAGTTTCGGGTCAGTAGCGGCGGTGTTCATGAGCGCTGGGTAATTGCGCGGGGCCAGGTGGAATACGACGAGCATGACAATCCGGTCGCCTTTCACGGGGCGTTAGCGGATATTAGCGATCGCAAACAGGCTGAGCGAGAACTGCAGGAAAGTGAAGAACGGTTCCGCACCCTGGCCGACAATATTTCTCAATTTGCCTGGATGGCTGACCCCACCGGCTGGATTTTTTGGTACAACCAGCGCTGGTTTGACTACACCGGCACCACACTAGAGGAGATGCAGGGTTGGGGGTGGCGACAGGTGCATCATCCCGACCATGTAAATCGAGTCGTTAAGCACCTTCGCCACTGTTTCAATACCGGCACAGTTTGGGAAGATACCTTTCCCCTGCGGGGCCAAGATGGGCAGTATCGCTGGTTTCTCTCGCGGGCGGTGCCCGTGCACAATGCCCAGGGTGAGGTCGTGCGCTGGTTTGGCACCAATACCGACATCACCGATCTCCAGGAGACCGAATTGGCGCTGCAACAGGCCACTAACCGGCTCGATGTGGCGCTCAAAAGTGCCCCCATCACCCTATTCACCCAAGACCACGAGCTTCGTTATACCTGGGTTTACAATCCCAGTTGGCCCTACGTTGCCGATGAATTTGTCGGTCAGCGAGACGAAGATCTGCTGTCTCAAGATTCCGGGCATCACTTAGCCCAGCTAAAGCAGCAGGTGCTGGATACCGGTGTCGGCCTGCGAGAAGAAGTGCAGGTCACGGTAGGAGCGGAAACCCGATATTACGATTTGACCATCGACCCGATTCGGAATAGCACCCACCAGGTTGTGGGGCTAACTGGCGCTGCCGTCGACATTAGCGATCGCACCCGACTAGAGGCTGAACGCCAGCAGGCCCAGGCAGAACTCGCCGCCAACGAAGCCCGCCTGCAAGGGTTTGTGGCCTCAAATGTCGTCGGCATTTTGTATGGCGATATTGACGGCGGTGTGACCGGGGCTAACGACGAATTTTTGCGGATTGTGGGATACAGCCGCGACGACTTGCAGGCTGGCCGCATTCGGTGGGACGACATCACGCCACCGGAATATACGTCCCTGGATGCGGAGCATGTTGCCGAAGCCCGTGAACGGGGCGCTTGTACCCCCTACGAAAAGGAGTACATCCGTAAGGATGGCCGCCGGGTGCCGGTGCTGTTGGCGTATAGCCTGGTGGGTGAGGAACAGCGAGAAACGGTTGCCTTCATTCTGGATGTGAGCGATCGCAAACAGGCCCAACGGCAGCTACAAGCCTCGGAAGGTCTATTGCAGCTGGGGATGCAGGTGGCGGGCTTTGGCCTCGCCCAAATCAACTACGCCACCAATCAGGTCACGTTGTCCCCTGAGGCCGCTGTGCTCTACGGCTTGCCGCCGGAACAGCCAGTCATTTCCCGCGAGCAGTTTTACGACACCTTTCACCCCGACGATCGCGCCCAACTGGAGCGCTCGATTCAGGCGTTGATGGACCCCGCCGGAGCCGGTTGGTTCGCGCAAGATCATCGCGTTTTGACCCCCGCGGGAGAGGTGAAGTGGCTATCGGTGCGGAAGCAAGTATTTTTTGACCAATCCAGTACGCCCCCTCAGCCCAGCCATGCTGTCCTAGTGGCCATTGACATTACCGATCGCAAACAGGCGGAAATCGAGCGGGCGCAGCTCTTAGAACGAGAACAAGCAGCTCGCGAAGCAGCGGAAAATGCCAACCGCATTAAGGATGAATTTTTGGCAATTCTCTCCCACGAGTTGCGATCGCCCCTCAACCCGATCTTGGGCTGGGCTAGTCTGCTGCGCACCAAAACGATGAGTGCCGAAGTCACCGCCCGAGCCCTGGAAACCATCGAGCGCAACGCCAAGCTCCAAACCCAGTTGATCGACGATTTGTTGGACGTTGCCCGAATTTTGCGGGGCAAACTGAAACTAGAAATGACCACCGTTGATCTGGCGTTTGTGATTGAGGCCGCGATCGAAACGGTACAGTCCGCTGCCGAGGCCAAAAACATCACCATCCAGACCGATTTTCCAGCCATCGGTCAGGTGCGGGGAGACGAGGGGCGCTTGCAACAAGTGGTGTGGAACTTGCTCACCAACGCCGTAAAATTCACGCCCGAAGGGGGACAGGTGGAGATTCGCCTGATGCAGGTGGAGCGCTGGGCCCACATTCAAGTGACGGATACGGGGATGGGCATCGATGCCGACTTTTTGCCCCACATTTTTGAGTCATTTCGTCAGGAAGATACCTCGGTCACGCGACAGTACGGCGGTCTGGGACTGGGCTTGGCGATCGTGCGCTATCTCATCGAAGCCCATGGCGGCACAATCACTGCTACCAGTCCTGGGGAAAAACAGGGAGCCACGTTTACGGTCAAACTGCCACTCTTATCGCCGACCCCCACGTCCTCGCGATCGCCCGCCGCCATTACCAGTGACGACATTGACCTGACCGGACTACGCATCTGCGTGGTTGACGATAACCCCGACACGCTAGACCTGCTGACGGTATCTCTGGAAAATCTCGGGGCCGAGGTCGCGACCTTTGATCGGGCCGCTGCAGCCTTAGACAATTTGATCACGATTAGCCCCAACATCTTGATTTGCGATATCGGTATGCCCGAGATGGATGGCTACACCTTGATTCGCCACGTGCGATCGCTGGACTCCGACCTGGCGCACATCCCCGTGATCGCCCTCACCGCCTACGTCCGTGATGAAGAGCGCCGCAAGGCCCTCAGCCAGGGATTTCAGCGCCACCTGGCCAAGCCCTTTGACCTCGACCAACTAGCCCAGGTGATCGCTGAACTGCGTCCTTAA
- a CDS encoding IS4 family transposase — MTEITRIQAALRPHLSWHGARLTFLALFLVALFRVETVNLERLASVFANRAQSASNHKRLTRFFRKFVIDFEEIAQAVVSWSQIPEPWTLSLDRTNWSFGTVNFNILMLGIVHEGVAFPVMWTMLDKRGNSNSDERMDLLERFERVFPNAQIRCLTGDREFVGREWCSFLLVPDAIPFRLRLRHSDRISSRSGKQRQTGERVFANLKVGEQRHLSGKRWVWGRRVYIVATRLEDGELLILATGHQPQTAFADYRLRWGIETLFATLKTRGFNLESTHFCHAERLSKLIALLALAFCWAMLTGLWQHQQHPIPLKAHGRRAKSLFRYGCDFLRRTFSDFSLRRSEFNQALKLLSLY, encoded by the coding sequence ATGACCGAGATTACCCGAATTCAAGCCGCTTTGCGTCCCCACTTGTCTTGGCATGGAGCCCGACTCACCTTCCTAGCACTGTTCCTCGTGGCGCTGTTTCGCGTCGAAACCGTCAATTTAGAGAGGCTCGCCTCGGTCTTTGCCAATCGGGCGCAGAGTGCCTCAAACCATAAGCGTTTGACCCGCTTCTTTCGTAAGTTTGTCATTGACTTTGAGGAAATTGCTCAGGCTGTCGTGAGTTGGAGTCAAATTCCTGAGCCTTGGACGCTGAGCCTCGACCGCACCAACTGGTCCTTCGGCACGGTTAATTTCAACATCCTGATGCTGGGTATTGTCCACGAGGGCGTCGCCTTTCCGGTGATGTGGACGATGCTGGATAAACGCGGCAACAGCAATAGTGACGAGCGGATGGATTTGCTCGAACGCTTCGAGCGCGTCTTCCCCAACGCCCAGATTCGCTGTCTGACAGGAGACCGAGAATTCGTGGGTCGAGAGTGGTGTAGCTTCTTGCTGGTGCCGGATGCCATCCCGTTTCGGCTCCGACTGCGTCACAGTGACCGCATTAGCTCGCGCTCCGGGAAGCAGCGCCAAACAGGGGAGCGAGTCTTTGCCAATTTGAAGGTCGGCGAGCAGCGCCATCTCTCTGGCAAGCGCTGGGTCTGGGGTCGTCGGGTCTACATCGTCGCCACCCGGTTGGAAGATGGCGAACTGCTCATTCTCGCGACTGGTCATCAGCCTCAAACCGCCTTCGCCGATTATCGTTTGCGGTGGGGCATTGAGACGCTGTTTGCGACCTTGAAAACACGGGGCTTCAATCTCGAATCGACTCATTTCTGCCACGCCGAACGGCTTAGCAAGTTGATAGCGCTGTTGGCTTTGGCCTTCTGCTGGGCCATGCTCACCGGTCTTTGGCAACACCAGCAACACCCCATTCCACTAAAAGCTCATGGGCGTAGAGCGAAGAGTTTGTTCCGCTACGGTTGTGACTTTCTCAGGCGCACTTTCTCGGACTTCTCCCTGCGGCGTTCTGAATTTAATCAGGCTCTAAAACTTTTGTCCTTGTACTGA
- a CDS encoding phage holin family protein: MWSIFLSGLATALSLLVVDLVVPGVRIETIAAAAIAAASVGLVNAFIKPILQTISIPITILSFGLFAIVVNGLCFWLSSLAVPGFYVKGILGFVLGPIVLSFVSTALSNYLTNHAPAFMRDSSDLSAENPSQS; this comes from the coding sequence ATGTGGAGCATTTTTTTGTCAGGATTAGCCACTGCGCTCAGTTTGCTGGTCGTGGATTTGGTTGTGCCCGGTGTCAGGATTGAGACGATCGCAGCTGCCGCGATCGCAGCGGCTTCAGTCGGTTTAGTCAACGCCTTTATTAAGCCGATTTTGCAAACCATTTCGATTCCGATCACGATCTTGAGCTTTGGCTTATTTGCGATCGTGGTGAATGGCTTATGCTTCTGGCTCTCTTCCCTCGCGGTTCCCGGTTTTTATGTGAAGGGAATTTTAGGCTTCGTGCTTGGCCCCATCGTACTGTCCTTTGTCAGCACAGCGCTGAGCAACTATCTCACCAACCATGCACCAGCTTTCATGCGTGATAGTTCTGACTTGAGTGCCGAAAATCCTTCACAGTCGTAA